GGGTCTGCGTGCCGGCGATCGCCTTGGGGCGGGTGAGGAAGTCCTTGATCCACGACGGACGCAGGCGGCTCTTCGCCAAGGTCAGGTTGATGGAGAGGTTTTCCGGGTCGACATCCGCGGGCAGTTGCTTGTCCGCGGTGGCCGGATGACATTGGATGCACTTGAAGTGAGCCAAGCGGCGCAGCCCGCGGGCAGTGGCCTCGTCGGCCGCCGGCACGATCGGCTCGTCTTTGGCCTCCACGTTCGCCAATGCAGCCATGTACTGAGCCACGGTCTTCGCCTGCTGCTCGGAGAAGCCATAATTGGGCATACGCATCTCCAGCCACGGGCGCAGTGTAGCTGGCTGCTGGAGGAAGTGCACCAGCCAGGAGGTCTGCACTCGGGCGCCTTCGCCCTCGAGCGTGGGCGGGGCAAAGGTCTTGCGCTCCAAGAACTCCGCGATGGTGCCGCCGCTGCCCTCGATCTGATGGCAGCCGCGACAGTTGTAATAGGCGATCATCTGCCGGCCCTTCTTGAGCACCGCGTCCTTGCCGGTGTCAGCGGTTAACTCGTAGGCGGGCGTGGGGAGGGGAAAGCCTTTGAGTTCGTGGCACTTGATGCACTCGTAGCGCGCGATGAGCTTCTTGCCGTTGTTGGTGTCGTCGCCGGGGCTGAACTTCACCCCCGCAATGT
This genomic stretch from Deltaproteobacteria bacterium harbors:
- a CDS encoding c-type cytochrome, producing MKPSSVRPGTIMPDSGLSADEAQAIAYYLWTTSAPAKTAGSVRGGDARQGEKLFVTRGCRGCHAVTAGESGASNRVPNLSGIGLKVKGDWLFDWIKSPRRYHPQTAMPQLSLSDDEIRHLVAFLLTRKDGARDIAGVKFSPGDDTNNGKKLIARYECIKCHELKGFPLPTPAYELTADTGKDAVLKKGRQMIAYYNCRGCHQIEGSGGTIAEFLERKTFAPPTLEGEGARVQTSWLVHFLQQPATLRPWLEMRMPNYGFSEQQAKTVAQYMAALANVEAKDEPIVPAADEATARGLRRLAHFKCIQCHPATADKQLPADVDPENLSINLTLAKSRLRPSWIKDFLTRPKAIAGTQTRMPAIFYNTEGVAKVDQPDKDIDSIATYLLHMTESPDVALAKLEAARKHEQQAPATDWSKMDY